In Nocardioides jishulii, the DNA window GGGAGGGGTGGTTCACTCACGTCCTGACTGCAGATGTGTAACGTACATATTGGGCCAATGTGTAGCCTACATACGCCAGCCCGGTCGGCGCGAGGAGGAGCGGTATGAGACAGGTCACGGACGCGTTGGCGGCGACGCCGGTGTGGGACGTCCTCGTGGCCGTGTCACGCCTGGGTCGCGCGAGCCGACTCGCCGAGGCCCACGACGCGATGGGCACCGCGGAGCGACGGTTGCTGTGGCTGCTCTCGGACGACCAGCCGCGCACGATGCGTGAGGTCTCCGAGGAGCTGCTGCTCGAGCAGTCGACGGTCAACCGCCAGGTCAATGCTGCTCTCGCCGCCGGCCTGGTCGAACGTCGTGTCGAGCCGGGGGAGCAGGCCCGGCGGGTGGCGCTCACGGAGAAGGGTCTGCGCGAGTTCGCCGCTGACGTGGAGAAGGGCGCCCGGCGCTTCCGCGTCGCCCTGGAGGCGGTGCCGGCCGATCGGGTGGAGGAGTTCACCGAGATGCTGCTGGCCTTCGCCACGGCCTACAAGGACGACGTCGAGCACGAGCTTCAGGCCGACTCGCGAGGCCACTGAGCCCCCTTGGGTCGGCCGAGTGTGCACGAGATGTCGTCGAGGGCTTGTTGGGCGGCATCTTCTGCACACTCATTTCTGCAGCCGCGGCCAGAGCACGTCCCGACCGGCGCTGGTGAGTGCCGACGTACGCAGCAACTCGTGCCAGCTGCTGAGCCGCCGGCGGTCGCTGGCGCGGCCCAGGCTCCGGTCGACGTCGGCCAGCATCTCGTCGGAGCGGAGCAGGAGGTCGACGGTGACGAGCTCCTGGTGGAGCGCTGAGTCGACAGCCATGAGGGCGTCGAGGTCGGCCAGGTCGCGGCACAGGCACAGGAGGACGTCGGCTGTCGGGGCCACTCGGAGACCCTGCACCATGCGGTGCGCCTCGCTGGGGAGCGACCTCGACGCGCGCAGGCCGCGGCGGCGTACGGGGTGGGCGCCGGGTGGCAGGGCGGCCAGAGTGACCAGGTCGGCGGGTAGCGGGGGCAGCCAGAGGCCGAGCAACCGGGCGGCGGTGACGTGGGTGAAGCAGGCATCGCTCGGCAGGACGCTGGCCCATGCCCTGAGGGTGGCGAGCTCGGGCGCCCGGGCCCCGCGGTGCCGGTGGGCTCCGCGGGTCACAGGGACGTAGGCGGCCCCTGCTCGTTGTCCGCTGCGGGTCGTACGCGTGTCCATGGCAGCAGGCTGGCCCGCGTCGAGCTCTCCGGGCGGTGGCGAGGGGGTACGACTCGGGAGGGCTGGGGCCTGTGCGCGCCCGGTGGCGTCCGCGCCCCCATCGAGCGGCCCGAAGAGCGAGTGTGCCGAAGATGGCGGAAGCGGCCGTCCCGGGCGCACCATCTGCACACTCGAGAAGAACACAGAAGGCCGCCACCCGGTTCGGGTGGCGGCCTTCTGTGTCTGACGGATCAGAGGTCGAACAGTGACTTCGCTCCGTGGATGTCAACATCCGTACGCGGCGTGTGCGCCTCGCCGCTGGAGACCGGCGCCGGGGGTGCGGCCGGTGCGTCCTCCTTGGCGGGGGCCTCGGCGGCGGGTGCCTCCTCGACCGGAGCCTCCTTGGCCGGAGCCTCCTGGGCGGGAGCGGCCTCGACCGGAGCCACCTTGACCGGAGCCTCCTCAGCCGCTGCGGCAGGCGCCTCGGTCGCGGGAGCGACCGGAACGGCTGCGGCCGGAGCCACGGTGCCTGCCTCGACCTCGACGGCGCCGTCGGGTGCCTCGATCTCGAAGAGCGAGGAGACGGCGTGGATGTCGACGTCCGTACGCGGCTGGCTCGCCGCACCCGAACCGGCGACCGGTGCTGCCGCCGGGGTAGCAGCAGGAGCAGCGGCGGGGGCGGCCGGAGCAGCCTCGGCGGGAGCCTTGGCAGCCGGAGCCTCCTCCGCGGGAACCTCCTCGACCGGTGCAGCCTCGACCGGTGCAGCCTCAGCCGGAGCGGCAGGAGCCTCGGTCGCCGTCGCGGCCGGTGCGGCAGCGGCGGCCGGGGCCACGGTGCCTGCCTCGACCTCGACGGCGCCGTCGGGTGCCTCGATCTCGAAGAGCGAGGAGACGGCATTGATGTCGACGTCCGTACGCGGCTGGCTCGCCGCACCCGAGCTGGCCACCGGTGCGGCTGCCGGAGCAGCAGCAGGGGTGGCGGCTGGAGCCGGAGCAGCCTCGGCCGGAGCAGCCTCGACCGGAGTCTCAGCAGCCGGAGCCGGTGAAGCCGGGGTCTCAGCCGGAGCGGCGAGGTCGAAGAGCGACCCACCCGCGTTGAGGTCCTGTGCCGGAGCAGCCGGAGCAGCGGCCTTCGGCTCGGCCTTGGCCTCAGCCGGAGCGGCAGGGGCCTCGGCCGGAGCGGCGAGGTCGAAGAGCGACCCACCCGCGTTGAGGTCCTGTGCCGGGGCAGCCGGCTCGGCCTTGGCCTCGGCCGGCGTGGCCTCGGTCTTCTGCTCGGTCTTCTCCTCGGCGGCCGGGGCCACGTCGAAGAGCGAGCCGGAGCCCAGGTCGGAGGCGGGCTGGTCGGCGGCCTTGGCCTCAGTCTTCTCCTCGGTCTTCTCCTCCGCGAGGT includes these proteins:
- a CDS encoding MarR family winged helix-turn-helix transcriptional regulator, whose translation is MRQVTDALAATPVWDVLVAVSRLGRASRLAEAHDAMGTAERRLLWLLSDDQPRTMREVSEELLLEQSTVNRQVNAALAAGLVERRVEPGEQARRVALTEKGLREFAADVEKGARRFRVALEAVPADRVEEFTEMLLAFATAYKDDVEHELQADSRGH